The proteins below are encoded in one region of Drosophila santomea strain STO CAGO 1482 chromosome 3R, Prin_Dsan_1.1, whole genome shotgun sequence:
- the LOC120454520 gene encoding single-stranded DNA-binding protein 2, which translates to MYGKSKTSAVPSDAQAREKLALYVYEYLLHVGAQKAAQTFLSEIRWEKNITLGEPPGFLHTWWCVFWDLYCAAPERRDQCDHSSEAKAFHDYGFVSSGYGVNGIGPGGPHNAGGPAPSPLGQMPPGGDGGPMGPGGPMGPNFFPNSTMRPSPPTHASSPQPPPSQMMPGQPPFMGGPRYPGGPRPGVRMQGMGNEFNGPPGQPMMPNSMDPTRPGGGMGPMNPRMNPPRGPGGMGPMGYGGPGGMRGPAPGPGGMPPMGMGGAGGRPPQWQPNASAPLNAYSSSSPGNYGPGSNGPPGPGTPIMPSPQDNTQGGPVGGPGDSMYALMKPEFPMGGGPDGGGGGGGPGGMGPMGGGPNSMGPVLNGGGGPDGSGLDGMKNSPANGGPGTPREDSGSGMGDYNLGGFGGPGENDQTESAAILKIKESMHEEAKRFEKDTDHPDYFMP; encoded by the coding sequence atgtacGGCAAATCAAAGACATCGGCGGTTCCATCGGACGCCCAGGCCCGCGAAAAGTTGGCCCTGTACGTGTACGAGTATCTGCTGCACGTTGGCGCCCAGAAGGCGGCACAGACATTCCTCTCGGAGATCCGATGGGAGAAGAACATAACGCTGGGCGAGCCGCCGGGATTTCTGCACACCTGGTGGTGCGTCTTCTGGGACCTGTACTGTGCGGCGCCAGAGCGCCGGGATCAGTGCGATCACAGCTCGGAGGCCAAGGCCTTCCACGACTACGGCTTTGTTAGCTCCGGCTATGGAGTGAACGGAATTGGACCCGGAGGACCCCACAATGCTGGCGGACCTGCGCCCAGTCCCCTGGGACAAATGCCGCCCGGCGGCGATGGCGGTCCAATGGGTCCCGGCGGACCAATGGGGCCGAATTTCTTCCCGAACTCGACGATGCGACCATCGCCACCGACGCACGCCTCCAGTCCGCAGCCGCCGCCGTCGCAAATGATGCCAGGCCAGCCGCCGTTCATGGGCGGACCCCGATACCCGGGTGGGCCGCGGCCCGGCGTGCGTATGCAGGGCATGGGCAATGAATTCAATGGACCTCCCGGCCAGCCCATGATGCCCAACAGCATGGATCCGACACGTCCAGGCGGAGGGATGGGACCGATGAATCCGCGCATGAATCCGCCACGCGGTCCTGGCGGCATGGGACCGATGGGCTACGGCGGACCAGGAGGGATGCGCGGCCCAGCACCGGGACCAGGCGGAATGCCGCCCATGGGTATGGGCGGAGCGGGCGGAAGACCGCCGCAATGGCAGCCGAACGCTTCGGCGCCACTGAATGCGTACTCGTCATCATCGCCAGGAAACTATGGACCCGGTTCGAATGGACCGCCGGGACCGGGAACGCCCATAATGCCGTCGCCGCAGGATAACACGCAAGGCGGACCAGTGGGCGGACCCGGCGACAGCATGTACGCCTTGATGAAACCCGAGTTCCCGATGGGCGGAGGGCCGgatggcggcggtggaggaggaggtccTGGCGGAATGGGGCCGATGGGCGGCGGGCCAAATTCAATGGGCCCCGTACTTAATGGCGGCGGTGGACCCGACGGGTCCGGTTTGGATGGCATGAAAAACTCGCCGGCAAACGGAGGACCTGGGACGCCGCGCGAAGACTCTGGCAGCGGTATGGGTGATTACAATCTGGGCGGATTCGGCGGACCCGGCGAGAACGATCAAACGGAATCGGCGGCCATTCTGAAGATTAAGGAGAGCATGCACGAGGAGGCCAAGCGGTTCGAGAAAGACACAGATCATCCGGACTACTTCATGCCATAA
- the LOC120454521 gene encoding uncharacterized protein LOC120454521, whose translation MAQLLNRLKRRTNDDSSTDFGPSPKRSKDKHLNKDSRSSCSIPRLEDDDTKGSKESGFFLELGPKENPYYLQNQLLFNLHVEREKRREINNNFLKSNYLNL comes from the coding sequence ATGGCTCAACTTTTGAATCGATTGAAACGCAGAACTAATGACGATTCATCCACCGATTTCGGTCCTTCGCCGAAGCGTTCCAAGGACAAGCATCTGAATAAAGACAGtaggagcagctgcagcattCCGCGTTTGGAGGACGACGATACCAAGGGATCTAAAGAATCAGGGTTCTTTCTGGAACTAGGACCCAAGGAAAATCCCTACTACTTACAGAACCAGCTGCTCTTCAACTTGCATGTCGAGCGGGAAAAGCGCagggaaataaataataatttcttaaaaagtaattacttaaatttgtaa
- the LOC120454519 gene encoding hexosaminidase D translates to MHSNLWIFIWRRKLSFLLVVSVLVLLGLWTWAILIDTTATAQPSAALSSSERQQQQQFTGYQQVHIIQKLIEQANRVLRAERLKDNAVEKSPSPVQRLGNVRFLRPTQAKKAPLPMSESFLFEQERLKILEQQQRQRNAGMEELNANAEDERMLSSAERQTQYEHELQRMGVPVVAGIGPHGPRAPTERLVHLDLKGAPPKLSFLKQLLPVLRALGATGLLIEYEDMFPYSGVLQPLAAHNAYKEDELRDFLECAALHGLSVMPLVQTFGHMEYVLKLSGFEQLRELAESPQSICPSQPQSTALLEQMLTQVIELHSQCLGQATPSSAVPEAPIRFTHIHIGCDEVQRMGECTTCRQRLRSELFLSHVVSMAHFIRRQWPQLAVVIWDDQLRSMSLSELQHSQVGSYVEPMVWVYASDIYRYIQPQLWDTYAKVFPSAWTASAFKGAFGESLLVPPLQHHLENNIRWLAVIAKEGGRFSKGLRGLALTGWQRYDHFAVLCELLPVGIPSLMTSLSTVSKGYFSTNPRDNELLRVLQCVFQPDSRRSGRPWLELHPNAHHSQLFAVCNYPGHLVFKYALRLYDKLAEIGLYLQQTRDQSAWLSDYNVRHNFSSPLRVRELTGRVPMLIEELRAMAREAQQLLWEVYDEYTVTEFVEQHIYPTIQALQRQLARAEMLLQRRTWPQRPLPLPLKVKEDMGLVTYQQQ, encoded by the exons ATGCACTCAAATCTGTGGATATTTATTTGGCGCCGGAAACTTTCCTTCCTGCTTGTCGTGTCTGTCCTGGTGCTTCTCGGCCTCTGGACATGGGCCATACTAATCGATACGACAGCCACAGCACAGCCTTCCGCCGCCCTCTCCAGTTCTGAgcgccagcaacagcagcagttcaCGGGCTACCAGCAGGTTCACATCATCCAAAAGCTGATCGAGCAGGCCAACCGGGTGCTAAGAGCCGAGCGACTCAAGGATAACGCCGTCGAGAAGTCGCCGTCACCAGTCCAGCGGCTGGGAAACGTGCGATTCCTGCGGCCCACGCAGGCCAAGAAGGCCCCGCTGCCCATGTCCGAGAGCTTTCTGTTCGAGCAGGAACGCCTCAAGAttctggagcagcagcagcgccagagAAACGCCGGCATGGAGGAACTGAACGCCAATGCGGAGGACGAGCGAATGCTCAGTTCGGCGGAGCGACAGACTCAGTACGAGCACGAGCTCCAGCGGATGGGTGTCCCAGTGGTGGCTGGCATCGGGCCCCATGGTCCAAGAGCTCCCACCGAGCGTTTGGTGCATCTGGATCTGAAGGGTGCTCCGCCCAAGCTCAGCTTCCTCAAGCAACTGCTTCCCGTGCTGCGGGCTCTGGGAGCCACTGGTCTGCTCATAGAGTACGAGGACATGTTTCCCTACAGCGGCGTTCTCCAGCCGCTGGCGGCGCACAATGCCTACAAGGAGGACGAACTGCGG GACTTTCTGGAGTGCGCAGCCCTCCACGGGCTGAGTGTAATGCCCCTCGTCCAAACCTTCGGGCACATGGAATACGTCCTGAAACTGTCTGGCTTCGAGCAGCTGCGAGAGCTGGCTGAGAGTCCACAGTCGATTTGCCCCAGCCAGCCGCAGAGCACGGCGCTGCTGGAGCAGATGCTCACCCAAGTGATTGAACTGCACTCGCAGTGCTTGGGTCAGGCGACACCCTCCTCCGCAGTTCCCGAGGCACCTATCCGGTtcacccacatccacattgGCTGTGACGAGGTGCAGCGCATGGGCGAGTGCACCACCTGCCGCCAGAGGCTGCGCAGTGAGCTCTTTCTCTCGCACGTGGTCAGCATGGCGCACTTCATCCGCCGCCAGTGGCCGCAGCTTGCAGTGGTAATCTGGGACGACCAGTTGCGATCGATGTCTCTCAGCGAGCTGCAGCACTCGCAAGTGGGCAGCTACGTGGAGCCGATGGTGTGGGTTTATGCCAGTGACATATACCGGTACATCCAGCCACAGCTGTGGGATACCTATGCCAAGGTCTTTCCCAGCGCCTGGACGGCGTCCGCTTTCAAGGGAGCCTTCGGCGAGAGCTTGTTGGTGCCGCCGCTGCAGCATCATCTTGAGAACAACATCCGCTGGCTGGCAGTGATCGCCAAGGAAGGCGGACGCTTCTCAAAAGGATTGAGAGGTCTGGCCCTGACCGGATGGCAGCGGTACGATCACTTCGCAGTACTCTGCGAACTCCTACCAGTGGGCATTCCCAGTCTGATGACGTCGCTGTCTACCGTCTCAAAGGGATATTTCAGCACCAATCCGCGGGACAATGAGCTCTTGCGTGTGCTGCAGTGCGTCTTCCAGCCGGACAGTCGGCGATCGGGTCGACCCTGGCTGGAACTGCATCCGAATGCCCATCACAGCCAGCTCTTTGCTGTCTGCAACTACCCGGGTCACCTGGTTTTCAAATATGCCCTGCGCCTGTATGACAAGCTGGCAGAGATCGGTCTCTATTTGCAGCAGACCCGGGACCAGAGCGCCTGGCTTTCCGACTACAATGTGCGGCACAACTTCAGTTCGCCGCTACGGGTGCGCGAACTGACTGGCAGGGTGCCCATGCTGATAGAAGAGCTTCGGGCCATGGCGCGGGAGGCGCAGCAGCTGCTGTGGGAGGTGTACGACGAGTACACGGTGACGGAGTTCGTGGAGCAGCACATTTATCCCACCATTCAGGCACTACAGCGCCAGTTGGCCAGGGCGGAAATGCTGCTCCAGCGACGTACTTGGCCACAGAGACCTCTGCCTCTGCCGTTGAAAGTGAAGGAGGACATGGGACTGGTGACGTACCAGCAGCAGTAA
- the LOC120451283 gene encoding uncharacterized protein LOC120451283 isoform X2, giving the protein MGITETAATTTTGLGAANAMESKKILSLEVFQDIFKHVEPEVQIDAFELAQGSDRGDNYTAALYRIKLTGKRRSLQWEQNIICKVMPESLVAREAYKSDKLFRNEVQFYNTIMPELLKFQASKTNQDTPVFNAIPKCYSARHDLLIMEDLRERGFQMSDRHKGLSLEETQSVLLQVAQLHGLSLAYKFEKPLEFSKLCSMISEGIFCTANTSWYRNYYERLTKNAIQMVSEVLPPDSKIRSGCWRWPFSTFS; this is encoded by the exons ATGGGTATTACGgagacagcagcaacaacaactaccgGACTGGGAGCGGCAAACGCAATGGAGAGCAAAAAAATTCTCTCGCTCGAGGTGTTCCAGGACATCTTCAAGCACGTGGAACCGGAAGTGCAGATCGATGCCTTCGAG CTGGCCCAGGGCTCCGACCGGGGCGACAACTATACGGCCGCCCTGTATCGCATAAAGCTAACCGGAAAGCGGAGGAGCCTCCAATGGGAACAGAACATCATCTGCAAGGTGATGCCGGAAAGTCTAGTCGCCCGGGAGGCCTACAAGAGCGACAAGCTCTTTCG CAATGAGGTGCAGTTCTACAACACCATCATGCCTGAACTGCTCAAGTTCCAGGCCAGCAAAACGAACCAGGACACTCCCGTGTTCAATGCCATTCCAAAGTGCTATTCAGCCAGGCATGATCTGCTCATAATGG AGGATCTTCGCGAACGTGGCTTCCAGATGTCCGACCGCCACAAAGGCCTCAGTCTGGAGGAGACGCAGTCCGTCCTGCTGCAGGTGGCACAGCTGCACGGCCTTAGCCTAGCCTACAAGTTCGAGAAACCGCTGGAGTTCAGCAAGCTGTGCAGCATGATCAGCGAGGGCATCTTCTGCACGGCCAATACGAGTTGGTATCGAAACTACTACGAGCGCCTTACCAAGAACGCCATTCAGATGGTGTCCGAGGTGCTGCCCCCTGACTCCAA